The Hevea brasiliensis isolate MT/VB/25A 57/8 chromosome 1, ASM3005281v1, whole genome shotgun sequence DNA segment AAATCTCTTTGAGTACTACTAGTGGATAATATGATTTCAATGGAGACACAGCACATGTGATGTTTCAATGTATTTCCCTGTGGCTTGAATTAAAAGATTCAGTGATTTTGCTTTGCCCAATATAATGATTTAACGGTCATCAATGGTGATATAGTGAATTATCAATTTCAACCGTgaaaaaaagggggaaaaaatTAAAGTTGTGGGTTGGCATCACATAAAATTCGCCGATTCTCAACCACAAATCCCTGCCCCATAGAACAATAGAATCACACAATGGATATCCAAATCCCCTTTTCCAAGGGTTGAAAAGGGCAGGAAGGAACAGACAGAAATTTTCAATAAGAAAAAGGCAAAGCAAGATAAATAATTAGgttaatatcatcacattataatCCACTCTGATCGGAATTGgaatttgatattttatttttctgaaTACGATTTCGATATCATTGAGTTAAAGTCcttattaataattataagaaaaaaaaattaaaaaaccatCTGACTCTTCAGGAAAGTTTCTTCCCCATGAAAGCCAAATTCCTTTCCATCCATGTCCATTTAGCCGGCCTCTTCTTAACCTAATCCTAAACTAATTACAATTATATTACCTTAAAAAGCTTCAAATAATCAAATTATATACATAAATATAATCCCTAATTCCCCATTAATGACCAATCCTAGCCACTCATTTTTCAAATCCAGCAAGTTCTAGACCTTTTTTTTAACATGGTCGGTGCCCTTTTGCGGACCAAAGACTAGTCATGCCCCAATCACCTCCTTTTTCTTTGTCATTATCTTCTTCACACTTGCCTCTATCCTTCTGTGGAAGTTGGTAACATGGATGAATCATTGATATGCATCCAGACATTTCTAATAAAGTAAGTTAGTGACAGCTATGATGGCAGAAGAAACTTGATTGGATATGTGCATGTAGACATCTccatattctttttatttatccctatatatgtataaataaaatatataattaattagaacAATAACCCACGACTTCATTTAATAATAAAACTATTATGCTCCTATATATGTGACATGTGAAGAGAAAGGCCATTGCCTGGCCCTCTTCTCCACTGAAGAGTTCACTTCCCTCTAAGCTGAGCCAAGTTAAGCTAATCTTCTTTCAAAAATTATGGCCAGAATTGCCTTTGGTCGCTTTGATGATTCTTTTAGTTTAGGCTCTTTTAAAGCCTATCTTGCTGAATTTATCTCAACCTTGCTCTTTGTTTTTGCTGGTGTTGGTTCAGCCATTGCTTACAGTtagttcattttctctctcttcgtcTGATCTACCTATCTGGATTATCTAaactatattaattattaaacccTTTTTTAGTTACTAATTCTTGATATTATTTAGTATCACAAATCGTACATAgttatgttcttttttttttcccctgacttctttttctttcttgtcTCTTGTACAGATAAACTGACATATGATGCAGCTCTTGATCCTGCTGGGCTAGTAGCTATTGCTATTTGCCATGGATTTGCTCTCTTTGTTGCAGTAGCCGTGGGAGCCAACATCTCCGGTGGCCATGTTAACCCTGCTGTTACCTTTGGTTTGGCTCTTGGTGGCCAAATCACTATCCTCACTGGCGTCTTTTACTGGATCGCCCAGCTTCTTGGCTCCATCGTTGCCTGCTTCCTTCTCAAATTTGTCACAGGAGGCTTGGTAAGTTCTTCGTCCATGGATaccatcttttatatatatgtatatagaaGTAGTTCATGACTTCCATATCCTATCCTCAGAATATCATTATTTCTTCTTATGCATGTAATCAAGGGTAGTTTTGACATTTTACTTCCTTAATTCGTCCACAAGGATGACAGTAGAAGGTTCTCTGCCAAAGGTTGAAaattattttaacattttaattgaaTTGATATGATATTTTTGTTGTTCTCTTTCAGGCAATCCCCACCCACAGCGTAGCAGCTGGAGTTGGAGCCATTGAAGGAGTGGTTATGGAGATAGTCATCACATTTGCTTTGGTATACACGGTGTACGCAACTGCAGCTGACCCCAAGAAAGGTTCCCTTGGCATCATTGCGCCCATTGCCATTGGCTTTATTGTTGGTGCCAATATCCTGGCTGCAGGCCCATTCTCCGGTGGCTCAATGAACCCAGCCCGGTCCTTTGGGCCAGCCGTCGCTAGCGGTGACTTCCACGACAACTGGGTCTACTGGGTCGGGCCGCTTATTGGAGGTGGGGTAGCTGGTCTCATCTATGGAAACTTGTACATCCCTAGCGACCATGCGCCCTTGTCCAGTGAGTATTGAAAGTTTGTGCTTCTAATCCATGACCTTGTAATAAAAAGAAAGGGGGAGATTATGCTCCTCCCTCttttctttactgttccattttgtCTTTGTTGTTGTAAAGCCTTGTTGTGATTAACTTTTGCTTTATGAGAAACCAATTATGCAGACGATGTGCAGCAACTTTTCTATCATGCTCATCTATTTGCTTTTctggttttgttttgtttttcttctctGTTTTTCAATAGTGCATTTGAGTTTATGGACAAATTCAAAATGTTATGTTCACATTAGGGCATTTATATTCATATTAAGAAATTAGAAGTTCCATTAAATTATTGATCCAATGAtgatattcatttttttttaatcaatgtaATTTCAAGGAATTATATGATAATAGTTTATGGTTTTGATGAAAAAATTTATCATACATATAATACTATACTACTAAATGATACATttatacaattaaattaaattagtattaatttaatgtatttcAATGAATTATGCTAGTTTAAATCTTTTTACATCAATTTTTTAggacaaatttaaaaaaaaatctcttttttttataattatacacTAAAATACTTTAaactattaatttattataattatattatactgTTTATTTTACCGGTAATTCTACCAAGGAAAGTGTCCccaaaaaatctcaaattttacatttttttataattacatcttaaattatattttaaaaaaatatatcctGAATTTTGAACTCTACTGCAATTGAACCCTATCATTGTTCT contains these protein-coding regions:
- the LOC110639949 gene encoding aquaporin TIP2-1, which translates into the protein MARIAFGRFDDSFSLGSFKAYLAEFISTLLFVFAGVGSAIAYNKLTYDAALDPAGLVAIAICHGFALFVAVAVGANISGGHVNPAVTFGLALGGQITILTGVFYWIAQLLGSIVACFLLKFVTGGLAIPTHSVAAGVGAIEGVVMEIVITFALVYTVYATAADPKKGSLGIIAPIAIGFIVGANILAAGPFSGGSMNPARSFGPAVASGDFHDNWVYWVGPLIGGGVAGLIYGNLYIPSDHAPLSSEY